The following coding sequences are from one Macaca mulatta isolate MMU2019108-1 chromosome 7, T2T-MMU8v2.0, whole genome shotgun sequence window:
- the RPP25 gene encoding ribonuclease P protein subunit p25 — translation MENFRKVRSEEAPAGGGAEGGGPGSGPFADLAPGAVHMRVKEGSKIRNLMAFATASMAQPATRAIVFSGCGRATTKTVTCAEILKRRLAGLHQVTRLRYRSVREVWQSLPPGPTQGQTPGEPVASLSVLKNVPSLAILLSKDALDPRQPGYQPPNPDPGPSSPPAAPTSKRSLGEPAAGEGSAKRSQPEPGAADEDRTA, via the coding sequence ATGGAGAACTTCCGTAAGGTGCGCTCCGAAGAGGCGCCAGCGGGGGGCGGGGCCGAGGGGGGCGGCCCGGGCTCTGGCCCCTTCGCAGACCTGGCGCCGGGCGCGGTGCACATGCGGGTCAAGGAAGGCAGCAAGATCCGGAACCTGATGGCCTTCGCCACCGCCAGCATGGCGCAGCCAGCCACGCGCGCCATCGTCTTCAGCGGCTGCGGCCGGGCCACCACCAAAACCGTCACGTGCGCCGAGATCCTCAAGCGCCGCCTGGCGGGCCTGCACCAGGTCACGCGGCTGCGCTACCGGAGCGTGCGCGAGGTGTGGCAGAGCCTCCCGCCTGGGCCCACGCAGGGTCAGACGCCTGGCGAGCCGGTCGCTAGTCTCAGCGTACTTAAGAACGTGCCCAGCCTCGCCATCCTACTTTCCAAGGACGCGCTGGATCCGCGACAGCCCGGCTACCAGCCCCCGAACCCCGATCCTGGTCCGTCGTCCCCGCCAGCCGCGCCAACGTCCAAGAGGAGCCTAGGGGAACCCGCAGCTGGAGAAGGCTCCGCGAAGCGATCGCAACCCGAGCCAGGGGCTGCGGACGAGGATCGGACGGCCTAA